The proteins below are encoded in one region of Labrys wisconsinensis:
- the iolG gene encoding inositol 2-dehydrogenase, translating into MLRVAVLGAGRIGKIHAANAAASPRARLVAVADPFGSAAADLAGRLGCEAMLDPVAAIGRDDVDAVVIGTPTDTHVPLMLEAAGRGKAVLCEKPIDLDIARADAAVAEVERLKGRVMLAFNRRFDPSTRAMRRAIDAGEIGEIRQVVITSRDPGPPPRGYLEHSGGIFRDMTIHDFDMARWLLGEEPVEVMATGSRLVDEPLMRAVDDFDTVMVQMRTASGRQCHINCCRAAVYGYDQRFEVFGSAGMLLNDNLRPTTIRRWRQDATDMREPLLDFFLERYAEAYRDEFEAFAEAVEAGAPMPVTPQDGRQALRLADCALDSALTGRAVAV; encoded by the coding sequence ATGTTGCGGGTCGCAGTCCTCGGTGCCGGACGCATCGGCAAGATCCACGCCGCCAACGCCGCCGCGAGCCCGCGCGCCAGGCTGGTGGCCGTGGCCGACCCCTTCGGCAGCGCCGCCGCGGACCTCGCCGGCCGGCTCGGCTGCGAGGCCATGCTCGATCCCGTTGCCGCCATCGGGCGCGACGACGTCGACGCCGTGGTGATCGGCACGCCGACCGACACCCATGTGCCGCTGATGCTGGAAGCCGCCGGTCGCGGCAAGGCGGTGCTGTGCGAGAAGCCGATCGACCTCGACATCGCCAGGGCCGACGCTGCCGTGGCCGAGGTCGAGCGCCTGAAGGGGCGCGTCATGCTGGCGTTCAATCGGCGCTTCGATCCGAGCACCCGGGCGATGCGCCGCGCCATCGACGCCGGCGAGATCGGCGAGATCAGGCAGGTCGTCATCACCAGCCGCGACCCCGGGCCGCCGCCGCGCGGCTATCTCGAACATTCCGGCGGCATCTTCCGCGACATGACCATCCACGACTTCGACATGGCCCGCTGGCTGCTCGGCGAGGAGCCTGTCGAGGTCATGGCGACCGGCAGCCGCCTGGTGGACGAGCCGCTGATGCGCGCCGTCGACGACTTCGACACGGTCATGGTGCAGATGCGCACCGCCTCGGGGCGCCAGTGCCACATCAATTGCTGCCGCGCGGCGGTCTATGGCTACGACCAGCGCTTCGAGGTGTTCGGCTCGGCCGGCATGCTGCTCAACGACAATCTGCGGCCGACCACGATCCGGCGCTGGCGCCAGGACGCCACCGACATGCGCGAGCCGCTGCTCGACTTCTTCCTCGAGCGCTATGCCGAGGCCTATCGCGACGAGTTCGAGGCGTTCGCCGAGGCGGTCGAGGCCGGCGCGCCGATGCCGGTCACGCCGCAGGACGGGCGGCAGGCGCTGCGCCTCGCCGACTGCGCGCTGGACTCGGCGCTGACCGGCCGCGCCGTCGCGGTTTGA